The DNA segment CTTCTCGCCTAGCTTAAGTATAAAGTCGTCAAGCTCGCTCTCACTCTCAAACCTAATGCTTGACTCCAGGCTCCTGAACATCTTGTGCACTACATAGACGGGGCCGACTCCGTTGCAGGAAATATCCTCTAGGTAGGGGTCCCTGAGGAATGGTTCCAGAGGGCCGACTCCAACCTTCTCCCTTATGAAATGGTATTTCAGGTAATTATAGTACTTCTCAGGCACTACTATGCGGCCACGCTTGACAGCATACTGCCAGCTACCGTTGCCGCCGTCACCACCCCCTAGATTCTCTGTAGAGGTTACCGTGACAACCTTATCGAGAGCGGCCAGGAGAATCCTCTTCTTCTCCTGGCTACTCCTCGGGGCATCTTCCTCGCTCAGAACAAAGGCTATCCTATAGTCTATAAGCCTAACAAGGTCCTCAGGGGGCTTCGGGGGCTCCACAACGACATACTTGTTGTACCCGCTCTCCGACAAAGGATCGTTGTAGGCGTGTATGAATATGCCGAAGCCCACTGGGTATACCACGTTGAACTCTCTCGCGTTCTTCATGGTAGAAGGAATCTTCTCCACCAGCTCCGGCTCCTCCCTGCCGGTATCCGAGGTAAACCTCCTTATATACTCCTCCAGATACTCCGGCCTGTCCCCGAACTCGGGCTCGCTAACCTCAATATCCCTAAGCCCCCTCCCACGCCGCCTCCCAAACACCCTTAGGAACGACAAGCCACTCACCCCCCTTAGACGCTCGCCAGGGCTATCGGGACTAGCTTTATCCCGAAGGATGGGTCCACGTCAAACGTTATGGTCGGGTCGAACTGGCTTCTAGCCCCCTTGAGCTTCACAATCTTCAAAACCTTCACTGTCTTGCCAGCAAGGCTTGCTAGAGAGAGCTTCATGTATCCATCGCAGGTTGCCCTAGCCCTGGTGGTTAGGTCCTCCCTGAGGACGCCTTCGTGGAGGGTAAGTATGACTAGCTTGCCCCTGTCCGCTATTAGCCTTACCGTGTTGAAGAAGTTGAGAACTCTTATGGGAGATGAGTAGATCGCCATGTGGCTCAGGCTATCCACTACGAGGACCTCGTACCTGTGTGACTCGGAGTCGAGGAACCTCGAGATCATGTCGAGTAGAACAGTGGCGCTCCGGCGCCCCCATCTAGACCCCTCGAACTGGGTAGAGTATACGTCAAGCCTCCCCTTGAGGAAATGCTCTGTTAAGCTTATCCCGGCCGCTTCGCTCTTCAGGATGTACCCCCTTATAGTTGACTCTGTGACTATAGCCAGGCCTCTGAGGCCCATATCCAGCGCTCCCTTCAAGAAGAGCTGTGACAAGGCTGTCTTTCCCGTGCCGTGGGGGCCTTCGATAATGAGTAGGCTGGGGAAAGGCACACCCCCACCCAGCTTTATATCGAACTCTTCATTCCCGGTTGGAACTATCTCAACCTTACCGTTTACCCTCCCGTTCGACGCCAAGGCTCCTCACCTTAGGTATGAGAATAGTGCTCTCGAGCCTGTGGAGTAGGTGAAGATTATTGTGACCTCGTCCATCTCTAGAGAAACTATTGTATTCTTTGTGCTCTGGCTTAGGTTTATGTCGAGGACGATTGTCTCTCCGGGGTATACAGGCTCCCCGCCGATGTATGTAACGTATGTGATACCCCTGTCAGCGTCGATCCTTCCTATGAGTGTGGGCATCCATTCAGCACCGTAGTCGAGGGGGAGGGAGAGCGTGATACCCGTCCTAGAATTCTTGAAGACTATTATGAGGTCTGACGACGCGAAATCCCATATCGGCCTGGATCCTGTATTAATTATTTCAACCGCTTCTGGTATATCGAACTGGTCCACGTAAACCCTGTACACTTCAAGCTGAATGCCAGAGTACATGTTTTCCTTCATTATCTTCTCGTTGAAGTTCTCTGCAACCAGCGTGTCAACTGAGGATACTAGATAGCCTCCTACCAGGGCGAGAACAGCGATAAGCGCTATACCCACTATAGCCCCCGAAACGGCGGTAGACACCCCCACCGCCCAGTCACCCCGCAGGCTCTACGAACGACATCTTCGCGCCGGTGGGGGTTACGAGTATAAGCTTAACCGGGTTCGCGTACGCAGATGGAGGGTAGGCCACAATTTCGATGAGCTCGCCCACGTCCCATACCCCATCCTGGGAGCCGTGCTCAACGTAGCTCCAGGTACCCTGGCCCCCCGTAGTGCTATAGGTGTAGTAGTCGAGCTCGCCACCGTATGGGCCGAGGAAAACCTCCATTCTCTCGAGATTAGTCATCGGGGTGAGACCAGTATTCTTTAAATATATCCTGTATACATTGCCCGCATCATCGTACACTATGTAGACCAGGGTAACTTCCGTCCTCATCTTATCGGATATGCTCTTATAGATTGACTGGAGAGAGTTTCCAATCTCGTACGAGCTGAAAATTGCTATCCCCGCGAAAAGACTGGCCATAGTCACCGCAACTATGGTGAGGAGGGCGTGGGCTATTACTGTTGATTCTCCCATCTCCTACCACCAAGAAGCCTCACCACAAGCCTAAACACTTCCTTCTCAAATTCTTCATCCCTGACCCCAAGGCTCCTAGCTATGCTGTAGACAGCTATGATCTGCTCCTCGGGTGTGAGGCCTAGCTTCCTGGCCTCCCTCATCAGGTCTATATACTTTCTAACAACCTCCCTCCTCCTCCCATCAAGCTGCCCCGAAGCCTCTAGCAAATCAATTATCTTCTCCAGGACCTCTGGAGGCATGCTCTCTCCTAGGTTCCAGAGAGTCTTGGCAACATCTACCAGATCAGCAATGCTGGGGTGACCACCCACTCCACCAGGCTTAGAGATATTCTTGACGGTGGCCTCGTAAACACTCCCGAAGCGCTCGAAACTATCGGCCTCGAAAGGATGACCCTCCATATCCTCTCTAGAGGCCTCACTTTCACTACCGCTATTATCACCCGGGGTCTCAATAGCCTTCTGGGGCTTAGGGGTATGTGAGCTGCTATTCTCGCTGCTTCCAGGGCTTGTTGCCTGAGATAATCTCGGATACGAGCTAGACAAGGGGATGTTGGGTGTGAATATCCTGGGGGAGGCGCTTACAGGGGCGAGCTCCTCCTCACCCCCCTTCTCACCATCATTGCCCTCACCCTCATCAACCATAACCTTCCTCAAAGGGTTCCTAGACTCAAGAAGCATACTCCTAAGCTCTAGAACAACCTCTCTTAGGGACTCAAGAAGCTCCTTAAGCTCCTTGTCGCTGTCCCCACCTCCCATGCTGGCCACCCCCAGTGCTTCCCTCCAACTACCCAGGTCGGCTTCCACACCTCTCCAAGCGTCATCGAAGCAATCTACCTTAAACTTACAAATAATATTATAAAAAAATGTTTTATATTACAAAAAAATTGTTTTTGGCTAGCCAAGGCTCACAGCACCATCCGTCGGGAGGGAGGCGGGAATCATCCTCTCTACCGTCAGGGCAGCCCCCTGGATAGGCCTTATCTCAACCTTAAACTCATCATAGCTGTTTAGCGATGCTGGTAGCTCCATGACCAGTAGGCCCTTCTCGCCATGCTCCAGTACACTGTCTCCATCGCCGTTGAATATCACAAGGTAAGCGAATCCAGCTGTGCATGCTCCATCGATGGTGGTGTCATTTATTATCGTGGAAAGCTTGCTGTCGGCTAGGGTGCTGCCGTCGAAGACTCCACAGTAGGCGTTCTCGTAGAAGCCGCTCGGCAGCATAACCCTGACAGTAGCCTTATCAACCGACATGTCAACACCCTCCCTGCCGGGCGATACCTTGAGGGGGACGGCTACGGCGTCAACGCTCCCTGTGGCTACATGGGCTATTACGCTGCCGTCAACCTCAAGGGCGGAGGTAGCCTCCTCAAGACCCCTCTGCATGACCTCCTTGCTCTTCTGAGTGGTGAACAGACCCATGTTCAGGGCGACGAAAGCCAGCGCCGCAGCCACTATCACGAAAGCTATCAGAACTATCGCAGCCTCAATACCCACAATACCTTTACGCCGCCTCACGATCTCGCACCCTTTTGTCGCTTGGGCCAGTTATAATAGATAGTCTCTTTGTTCTGTAGAGGCTGATCCTCGTGGCGTAATACCCGGCCGTCCACAAGTATTTAAGGGAGTTCTATCTGGGAGGCTCGTTCCCCCGGTTTTTGCGTCTAGCCGGGTGTTCAAAAACGGTATTACAGCGGGTGAGCCTAGTTTAAAAGGGGGATCCTGCCGCCTGCGGGATTTACTTGGTCTTGCTCTGGGCTGCAGCTTTCCGGGATACCCTAGAGTAGGCTGCTAGCCCTGCGAGTGCTGTGGCTGTGCCTGCGGCTATGAGCATGTGCTCAGGGGTTCTAGAGTAGCCTTCAACCTTGTAATCCAGGGTGAAGCCTATCTCGCTGCCGAGGGGTACTGCTACTATGGCTAGCGACGTGCCGGGCTTTATCCTCGCCTCCGCCTCTGCTACCCCGGCTTGCGGCTCCACCTCCTCGACAGCCCCTATGGTGGGTAGGAGCTGTATCGTCTGTTGGCTAGCCTTCACCACGCCCCACCCATAGACTATACCAGCCCTTATGTCTGGCTCGACGTTTCTCCCTGTTATCTCTATGTTTATCGCCGCCAGGGCGTCGAACAGCATGAGGGGGTCTCCCGAGACTGTGAGGAGGTAGGCCCGGCCCACGCCCTCCAGCCGTACATCCAGCGTGCCTGAGGATGCTGTGGGCATGGCTGCTATGACCGCGGCCCCCCCGGTGCCCACTGGTATTGTGCCTGACCAGATGCTCTCGGTCTTGACTCCCCAGAGGCTGGCGGCTAGGCCGGCTACTATCAGTATAACGCCTAGCGCCGCTAGCAGTCTGGCGGCTAGGCCCGCGAGTATCCTCCCCGTCTTCAAGGCTCTAGCCTCCTGGTGAAGTATGATAGGGCTGAGGAGGCGGCTGCCAGGGCTAGCAGGGGTACTAGGAGGGGCTGCCAGGGCTGTATCTCGCCCCCGCCGTAGTAGAGCACCACCACTCCTGGGAGGTATGAGGCCGTACCCAGGTCCACCAGTATCTGGCTCCCGGTCACCCTGCCGAGGAGGTAGAGGAGTGTCGAGGCTACTACTATGTATGCGAAGTAGAACGCCACGCTCAGTATGCCGCTCGTCCCGGGGCTGCGGGTGGCAAGGGCTATTAGCATGAAGAAGGAGCCGTACATGACCGCCTGGACTGTGTAGGCTAGGAATGTGGATAGGTACTCTACGGGGCTGCCTATGGCCACGGGCAGCATGACTATGGCTACAGCTATTGTCGGCGCGCCTAGTATAACCAGGCTGGGTACTAGCACTCTGCTGGTGTAGAGGGCTATGGCTAGGTGGAGCCTGTTGACAGGGTAGGAGGCCAGTAGCTGGAGCAGCCCGTTCTCCATCATACCAGTTATACCCGCGGCGCCTCGGAGGGCTAGGAATATGGTTGCCGCGAAGAGCGTGGGGTCTAGGGCGTAGCTCAGCATGTATGAGGCGCTTGTGAAGGGCTGGATTACTACGAGGACGGAGGCTAGACTACCAACTATAACTACGAGGACATCCAGCCCCGGGGGCTTGAGGGTGTCCATAAGGTCGACGAGGGCTATTACCCCGGTCCTCCTCAGCGCTCCCGGCCTGCTCAACCGGCCATCGCCTCCTCCACACCCGGCTCCACTAGGTCGACGCCGAGGACCTCGACGCCCTGCCTGGCGAGATGTGCTAACGCCTGGTAGAAGCCCGGCAGGGGTTCTTCGACCCTGACTAGAACCCCCAGCCCGTCCTCCACCGCGCTGAAGCCTAGGCTCCTGAGCAGTGCTGCGGCTCGGCTGGGGTCTGAGGTCCTCAGCCTCGCTAGCCTGGCCCTCCTGAACAGCTCCTCCGGCCTCCCCCTCGCCGCCAGCCTGCCGGCTGTGAGCACGTATATCCTCGTGGCGACTCTCAGCAGCTCTACTATGACGTGGCTGGAGACGAGGAGGGATAGGCCGTGCTCCCTGTTGAGCCTGGCTAGGAGCCTGAGGACCTCCCTCCTCTCCAGGGGGTCTAGGTTTGAGGTGGGCTCGTCGGCTACGAGGAACCTGGGCTCGCCTAGGAGTGCGTGGGCTATCGCTGCCCTCTGCTTGAGCCCCGCGCTCAGCTCCGAGAAAGCCTTCCACTCGTGGCCCTCGAGCCCCACAGCCCTTATAGCCCAGTCAACCCTGGAGGGGCTGGAGCCGTAGACGGCCGCCGCGGACTCGAGGAACTCCACCACCGGCATGGAGGAGGGTAGGTTAGGCCTTTCAAACACAACCCCCACCCCCTCCCTAGCCCCGGGCTCCCTCCACGGGTCTAGGCCGTTGAGCAGCACCCTACCAGCGTCCCTCCTAGCCAGGCCCAGCGAGACCTTTATGAGCGTTGTCTTCCCGGCGCCGTTGGGGCCCACGAGGCCGACCGCCTCGCCGCGGCCTACCTCTAGGCTAACCCCGTCGAGCACCGTCTGACCCTTGTACCGCTTAACTATA comes from the Aeropyrum camini SY1 = JCM 12091 genome and includes:
- a CDS encoding flagellin encodes the protein MGESTVIAHALLTIVAVTMASLFAGIAIFSSYEIGNSLQSIYKSISDKMRTEVTLVYIVYDDAGNVYRIYLKNTGLTPMTNLERMEVFLGPYGGELDYYTYSTTGGQGTWSYVEHGSQDGVWDVGELIEIVAYPPSAYANPVKLILVTPTGAKMSFVEPAG
- a CDS encoding ATPase domain-containing protein; the protein is MASNGRVNGKVEIVPTGNEEFDIKLGGGVPFPSLLIIEGPHGTGKTALSQLFLKGALDMGLRGLAIVTESTIRGYILKSEAAGISLTEHFLKGRLDVYSTQFEGSRWGRRSATVLLDMISRFLDSESHRYEVLVVDSLSHMAIYSSPIRVLNFFNTVRLIADRGKLVILTLHEGVLREDLTTRARATCDGYMKLSLASLAGKTVKVLKIVKLKGARSQFDPTITFDVDPSFGIKLVPIALASV
- a CDS encoding archaellin/type IV pilin N-terminal domain-containing protein, translating into MRRRKGIVGIEAAIVLIAFVIVAAALAFVALNMGLFTTQKSKEVMQRGLEEATSALEVDGSVIAHVATGSVDAVAVPLKVSPGREGVDMSVDKATVRVMLPSGFYENAYCGVFDGSTLADSKLSTIINDTTIDGACTAGFAYLVIFNGDGDSVLEHGEKGLLVMELPASLNSYDEFKVEIRPIQGAALTVERMIPASLPTDGAVSLG
- a CDS encoding ABC transporter ATP-binding protein is translated as MDAVLEAEGIVKRYKGQTVLDGVSLEVGRGEAVGLVGPNGAGKTTLIKVSLGLARRDAGRVLLNGLDPWREPGAREGVGVVFERPNLPSSMPVVEFLESAAAVYGSSPSRVDWAIRAVGLEGHEWKAFSELSAGLKQRAAIAHALLGEPRFLVADEPTSNLDPLERREVLRLLARLNREHGLSLLVSSHVIVELLRVATRIYVLTAGRLAARGRPEELFRRARLARLRTSDPSRAAALLRSLGFSAVEDGLGVLVRVEEPLPGFYQALAHLARQGVEVLGVDLVEPGVEEAMAG